In Arachis stenosperma cultivar V10309 chromosome 1, arast.V10309.gnm1.PFL2, whole genome shotgun sequence, one DNA window encodes the following:
- the LOC130946191 gene encoding receptor like protein 21-like: protein MDLCITLLLRWALGLVVCMMVVIVNDRNIGHACSEGERIALLKLKDAINDTNGTALPTWDSHNNNDCCDWERVICDNTTTNPRPVVTQLVLDKIRDFELTNNAYWSLNASYLLPFSELQVLDLSWNYLTGVNGVIRLNNLQVLSLKGNPLTQVPSLDELPVVQMLDLSFTGLTNFHFLQEISTLSKLEVLDLGNNLLSGSLPGSIGNIGSLPTQGGLCKLKNLQHLDLSHNQFVGQIPLCFSNLTSLHVFDVAHNQFQGVFPSLFISSLKSLSYVSLSNNFFRGSFSFSSLANHSNLEVFDLFSYNSQLKVETENPPFIPLFQLKVLRLSNCTLNEHTKGIPSFLSYQSDLRVIDLSYNSIIGRFPHWILINNTRLEVLDLGNNFLTGPLELNCTSRYQDMNTLDISHNPIKSEIPSCVGAIFQNLRVLNMSKSELHGVIPASMGNMALLMILYLSSNSLSGLLPAEFLKGVKSLEFLKLSKNDLFGPILSSKAELGQLRVLRLDNNHFTGEISDMFMNSSLPKKHRHGHGHGTRHGHGHGDTPKLKFYRTRTRHIYIKF, encoded by the exons ATGGATCTTTGTATAACATTATTGTTGAGGTGGGCTTTGGGACTAGTGGTTTGCATGATGGTTGTTATAGTGAATGATAGGAATATAGGGCATGCATGCAGTGAGGGAGAGAGGATTGCACTTTTGAAGTTAAAAGATGCTATCAATGATACTAATGGAACTGCCTTACCTACATGGGATAGCCACAACAACAATGATTGCTGTGATTGGGAGAGGGTCATATGTGACAACACCACTACAAACCCAAGGCCAGTAGTAACACAACTTGTTCTTGATAAGATAAGAGATTTTGAACTCACTAATAATGCATATTGGTCCTTAAATGCTTCTTATCTGCTTCCCTTCTCTGAACTTCAAGTGTTAGACTTGTCCTGGAACTATTTGACAG GTGTAAATGGTGTTATCAGATTAAACAACTTGCAAGTTCTTAGTTTAAAGGGGAACCCTTTAACTCAAGTTCCATCTTTGGATGAATTGCCAGTGGTTCAGATGTTAGATCTATCTTTCACAGGTCTCACCAATTTTCATTTTCTGCAAG AAATTTCTACTTTAAGCAAGTTGGAGGTCCTGGATCTTGGGAATAATTTACTATCTGGAAGCCTACCAGGATCAATTGGAAACATTGGCTCTTTACCAACTCAAG GAGGCTTATGTAAGCTCAAGAATCTTCAGCACTTGGACCTTAGCCACAACCAGTTTGTAGGACAGATTCCACTATGTTTTAGCAACCTAACATCTCTCCATGTATTTGATGTTGCACATAATCAGTTTCAAGGAGTTTTCCCTTCTTTGTTCATATCTAGTCTCAAATCACTATCATATGTTTCTCTATCTAATAACTTTTTCCGAGGCTCCTTTAGCTTCAGTTCACTTGCCAATCACTCTAACCTTGAAGTCTTTGATCTGTTTAGCTACAATTCTCAATTGAAGGTTGAAACTGAGAATCCTCCTTTCATCCCTTTGTTTCAATTAAAGGTCTTGCGCTTATCGAATTGCACGCTCAATGAACACACCAAGGGCATTCCTAGCTTTCTTTCATACCAAAGTGACTTAAGAGTGATTGATCTTAGCTATAACAGCATCATAGGAAGGTTCCCCCACTGGATACTGATAAATAACACAAGACTAGAAGTTCTTGATCTTGGTAACAATTTCTTGACTGGACCCCTTGAGCTCAATTGTACTTCAAGATATCAAGATATGAATACTTTGGATATTTCACACAATCCTATCAAAAGCGAAATTCCCAGTTGTGTTGGCGCCATCTTTCAGAATTTAAGAGTCTTGAACATGTCCAAATCTGAATTGCATGGTGTCATTCCAGCTTCAATGGGAAATATGGCCCTGCTTATGATATTATATTTGTCATCAAACAGTTTGTCTGGCCTATTGCCGGCTGAGTTCTTGAAAGGTGTGAAGTCATTGGAGTTTCTGAAGTTATCTAAGAATGACCTGTTTGGTCCAATATTGTCTTCTAAAGCCGAGTTAGGCCAATTGCGTGTTTTGCGCCTGGACAATAATCACTTTACCGGAGAGATCTCAGATATGTTCATGAATAGTTCTCTGCCTAAGAAGCACAGACACGGACACGGACACGGGACACGACACGGACACGGACACGGAGacacaccaaaattaaaattttaccgGACACGGACACGgcatatatatattaaattttaa